Proteins encoded together in one Paracidovorax wautersii window:
- a CDS encoding amidohydrolase family protein: MFLVVAAWAAAAAGTASAAGYTGPLFDAHLHYNEEAWNGSTGPHPPADVVARMQASGVRAIVANSRPNTGSLALAGSALAKDAGIAVVPFVRLYRNRADYTNWFRDETIYDMVQAELARGTPAGPYRGIGEFHLYDSSNADGPVAKKLMVLAEQRDLVVLAHVDDDAIDRLMAHSPTQGQKLRMVWAHTGIGGAPVERVDALMARYPRLVGELSYRPGLTCDGGQLCPAWRALIAKYPTRFVIGSDTWVNQRWQHYESLMADYRVWLGGLPPALARQVAWDNAAGLFGVARRD; encoded by the coding sequence ATGTTTTTGGTAGTGGCGGCCTGGGCGGCTGCCGCGGCCGGAACGGCCAGCGCCGCCGGCTACACCGGGCCGCTGTTCGATGCGCACCTGCACTACAACGAAGAAGCCTGGAACGGCAGCACCGGCCCACACCCGCCGGCCGATGTGGTCGCCCGCATGCAGGCCAGCGGCGTGCGCGCCATCGTCGCCAACTCGCGCCCCAACACCGGCTCCCTGGCGCTCGCGGGCAGCGCCCTGGCCAAGGACGCCGGCATCGCCGTCGTGCCCTTCGTGCGCCTGTACCGCAACCGGGCGGACTACACGAACTGGTTCCGCGACGAGACCATCTACGACATGGTGCAGGCCGAACTGGCGCGCGGCACGCCCGCGGGGCCGTACCGCGGCATCGGCGAATTCCACCTGTACGACAGCTCGAATGCCGACGGCCCGGTGGCGAAGAAGCTCATGGTGCTGGCCGAGCAGCGCGACCTGGTGGTGCTGGCCCATGTGGACGACGACGCCATCGACCGCCTCATGGCGCACTCGCCCACGCAGGGACAGAAGCTGCGCATGGTGTGGGCGCACACGGGCATCGGCGGTGCGCCAGTGGAGCGCGTGGACGCGCTCATGGCGCGCTACCCGCGCCTGGTGGGCGAGCTGTCGTACCGCCCCGGGCTGACCTGCGACGGCGGACAGCTGTGCCCGGCCTGGCGCGCGCTGATCGCCAAGTACCCCACGCGCTTCGTGATCGGCTCGGACACCTGGGTCAACCAGCGCTGGCAGCACTACGAGTCGCTGATGGCCGACTACCGCGTGTGGCTGGGCGGCCTGCCGCCGGCGCTGGCGCGCCAGGTGGCCTGGGACAACGCGGCGGGGCTGTTTGGCGTGGCGCGGAGAGACTAG
- a CDS encoding DHA2 family efflux MFS transporter permease subunit: protein MSSPSTKPLPPPPLEGSARLWGTLALSAATFMNVLDTSIANVSLPAIAGDLGVSPTQGTWVITSFAVANAIAVPLTGWLSQRFGQVRLFVASVTLFVIASLLCGIAPNMATLIAFRALQGFVAGPMIPLSQSLLLSSYPKALAGLAMAMWSMTTLIAPVMGPLLGGWITDNMTWPWIFYINVPVGIAAVAVTWGIFRNRESERRTLPIDSMGLALLVIWVAAMQVMLDIGKEHDWFESPWVVACAVVAVVGFLTFMVWERGEKHPVVDLSLFKIRNFWAGALATSVGYGLFFGNVVLLPLWLQQYMGYTATQAGMVLAPVGVLALVLSPIVGKNIAKVDPRRFATFAFLVFALVLWMRSNFNTQADIATIMVPTIIQGIAMAFFFIPLVTITLSEITPERIPSASGLSNFMRITAGAIGTSISTTLWERRATLHHAQLTEGLQQGNIAATQALQGLQAGGFTPEQALAQVERLVNQQAFMLAANDIFYASAVLFLLLIPLVWLAHPTKASAGSADAAAGAH from the coding sequence ATGTCTTCCCCCTCCACCAAGCCTCTGCCGCCGCCTCCGCTGGAGGGCAGCGCGCGCCTGTGGGGCACGCTGGCCCTTTCGGCCGCGACCTTCATGAACGTGCTGGACACGTCGATCGCCAACGTGTCCCTGCCCGCCATCGCGGGCGACCTGGGCGTGAGCCCCACGCAGGGCACCTGGGTCATCACCAGCTTCGCCGTGGCCAACGCCATCGCGGTGCCGCTGACCGGCTGGCTGTCGCAGCGCTTCGGGCAGGTGCGCCTGTTCGTGGCCAGCGTCACGCTCTTCGTCATCGCCTCGCTGCTGTGCGGCATCGCGCCCAACATGGCCACGCTGATCGCCTTCCGCGCGCTGCAGGGCTTCGTGGCCGGGCCGATGATTCCGCTGTCGCAGTCGCTGCTGCTGTCCAGCTACCCGAAGGCGCTGGCCGGGCTGGCCATGGCGATGTGGTCCATGACGACGCTCATCGCGCCGGTGATGGGGCCGCTGCTGGGCGGCTGGATCACCGACAACATGACCTGGCCGTGGATCTTCTACATCAACGTGCCGGTGGGCATCGCGGCCGTGGCGGTCACCTGGGGCATCTTCCGCAACCGCGAGTCCGAGCGCCGCACGCTGCCGATCGACTCCATGGGTCTGGCGCTGCTCGTGATCTGGGTGGCCGCCATGCAGGTGATGCTGGACATCGGCAAGGAGCACGACTGGTTCGAGTCGCCCTGGGTGGTGGCCTGCGCCGTGGTGGCCGTGGTGGGTTTCCTCACCTTCATGGTCTGGGAGCGCGGCGAGAAGCACCCCGTGGTGGACCTGTCGCTGTTCAAGATCCGCAACTTCTGGGCCGGCGCGCTGGCCACGTCGGTGGGCTACGGCCTGTTCTTCGGCAACGTGGTGCTGCTGCCGCTGTGGCTGCAGCAGTACATGGGCTACACGGCCACCCAGGCCGGCATGGTGCTGGCACCCGTCGGCGTGCTGGCGCTGGTGCTGTCACCCATCGTGGGCAAGAACATCGCCAAGGTGGACCCGCGCCGCTTCGCCACCTTCGCCTTCCTGGTGTTCGCGCTGGTGCTGTGGATGCGCTCCAACTTCAACACCCAGGCCGACATCGCCACCATCATGGTGCCGACCATCATCCAGGGCATCGCCATGGCGTTCTTCTTCATCCCGCTGGTGACGATCACGCTGTCGGAGATCACGCCGGAGCGCATTCCGTCGGCTTCGGGGCTGTCGAACTTCATGCGCATCACGGCGGGCGCCATCGGCACGTCCATCTCGACCACGCTGTGGGAGCGCCGCGCCACGCTGCACCACGCGCAGCTGACGGAAGGGCTCCAGCAGGGCAACATCGCCGCCACCCAGGCGCTGCAGGGCCTGCAGGCGGGCGGCTTCACGCCCGAACAGGCGCTGGCGCAGGTGGAGCGGCTGGTGAATCAGCAGGCCTTCATGCTGGCGGCCAACGACATCTTCTATGCCTCGGCCGTGCTGTTCCTGCTGCTGATTCCGCTGGTGTGGCTGGCCCACCCGACCAAGGCCAGCGCCGGCAGCGCCGATGCGGCCGCGGGGGCGCATTGA
- a CDS encoding SDR family oxidoreductase has protein sequence MRHSCRRQVLDKAAKVAIVTGGSRGIGAATALLAARQGWAVAVNYAQQAGAAEAVVRQIREAGGTAIAVQGDVAVEADVVALFESVDRQLGRVTALVNNAGVVAPPARVDEVTAERLRRLFDINVLGSFFCAREAVKRMSTKHGGAGGSIVNVSSAAARLGSAHQYVDYAATKGAIDTLTIGLAREVAAEGIRVNAVRPGVIDTDIHASGGLPDRVRDLAPKIPMGRGGTAEEVAEAIVWLMGDASPFTTMALVDISGAL, from the coding sequence ATGCGGCATTCTTGCAGGAGACAGGTTTTGGACAAAGCGGCGAAAGTAGCAATCGTGACCGGCGGTAGCCGGGGCATCGGCGCGGCCACCGCGCTGCTGGCCGCGCGCCAGGGGTGGGCCGTGGCCGTCAACTACGCGCAGCAGGCCGGCGCGGCCGAGGCCGTGGTGCGGCAGATCCGCGAGGCGGGCGGCACCGCCATCGCCGTGCAGGGCGACGTGGCCGTCGAGGCCGATGTGGTCGCCCTGTTCGAGAGCGTGGACCGGCAGCTGGGCCGCGTGACCGCCCTGGTCAACAACGCTGGCGTGGTGGCCCCGCCGGCGCGCGTGGACGAGGTGACCGCCGAGCGCCTGCGCCGCCTCTTCGACATCAACGTGCTGGGCAGCTTCTTCTGCGCCCGCGAAGCCGTCAAACGCATGAGCACGAAACACGGCGGCGCGGGCGGCAGCATCGTCAACGTGTCCAGCGCGGCGGCGCGCCTGGGCTCGGCCCACCAGTATGTGGACTACGCGGCCACCAAGGGCGCGATCGACACGCTGACCATCGGCCTGGCGCGCGAGGTCGCAGCCGAGGGCATCCGCGTGAACGCGGTGCGCCCGGGCGTGATCGACACCGACATCCACGCCAGCGGTGGCCTGCCCGACCGCGTGCGCGACCTGGCGCCCAAGATCCCCATGGGCCGCGGCGGCACGGCCGAGGAAGTGGCCGAAGCCATCGTCTGGCTGATGGGCGACGCCTCGCCCTTCACCACCATGGCGCTGGTGGATATCTCTGGAGCCCTCTGA
- a CDS encoding hemerythrin domain-containing protein — protein MAALEWSDGLALDLPLMDDTHQEFVQLLEAVERADDAHLLDAWKALVEHTEGHFGQEDRWMQATRFASSNCHSLQHKVVLQVMREGTQRAEQGELDVLRGMASELAIWFPQHTQSMDAALALHLRRAGFDPVTGIVNAPAALPDDLIQGCGGACSSGDDEHAAHERQPVAA, from the coding sequence ATGGCCGCACTCGAATGGTCCGACGGTCTGGCACTGGACCTGCCGCTCATGGACGACACGCACCAGGAGTTCGTGCAACTGCTGGAGGCCGTCGAACGTGCGGACGACGCCCACCTGCTGGACGCCTGGAAAGCCCTGGTGGAACACACCGAAGGCCACTTCGGCCAGGAAGACCGCTGGATGCAGGCGACCCGCTTCGCGTCCAGCAACTGCCACAGCCTGCAGCACAAGGTGGTGCTGCAGGTGATGCGCGAAGGCACGCAGCGGGCCGAGCAGGGCGAGCTCGATGTGCTTCGGGGCATGGCCTCCGAACTGGCGATCTGGTTCCCACAGCACACCCAGAGCATGGATGCGGCCCTGGCCCTGCATCTGCGCCGGGCGGGGTTCGACCCCGTGACCGGCATCGTGAACGCCCCCGCCGCGCTGCCTGACGACCTGATCCAGGGTTGCGGCGGCGCCTGCTCCAGTGGCGACGACGAACACGCGGCGCACGAGCGCCAGCCCGTCGCGGCCTGA
- a CDS encoding dienelactone hydrolase family protein: MGSFVDLTSADGFQLPAWVVQPEGPVRGAVVVLQEIFGVNAHIRAVAERLAARGYVTVAPATFARVEPNVELGYSAQDMEAGIALKARTESLPGAGVLPDIQAAIDHAAQLSGGLKVGIVGFCWGGLLTWRAACELNGLAAAVCYYGGGMTSGAEVARTPRVPVLAHFGSRDHFIPLDSVQAFGRAHPEVEVHVYDADHGFNCDQRGSYDEAAAIAARERTLAFFAKHVG; the protein is encoded by the coding sequence ATGGGCAGTTTCGTGGATCTGACATCGGCCGACGGTTTCCAGCTGCCCGCCTGGGTGGTGCAGCCCGAGGGCCCGGTGCGGGGCGCCGTCGTGGTGCTGCAGGAGATCTTCGGCGTCAACGCGCACATCCGCGCCGTGGCCGAGCGGCTGGCCGCACGCGGCTATGTGACGGTGGCGCCCGCCACCTTTGCCCGCGTGGAGCCGAACGTGGAGCTGGGCTACAGCGCGCAGGACATGGAGGCCGGCATCGCCCTCAAGGCGCGGACCGAGTCGCTGCCCGGCGCCGGCGTGCTGCCGGACATCCAGGCCGCCATCGACCACGCGGCGCAGCTGTCGGGCGGCCTCAAGGTCGGCATCGTCGGCTTTTGCTGGGGCGGCCTGCTGACCTGGCGCGCCGCCTGCGAGCTGAACGGCCTGGCCGCGGCCGTCTGCTACTACGGCGGCGGGATGACCTCTGGCGCCGAAGTGGCGCGCACGCCGCGCGTGCCGGTGCTGGCGCACTTCGGCAGCCGCGACCATTTCATCCCGCTCGACAGCGTGCAGGCGTTCGGGCGCGCCCACCCCGAGGTGGAGGTGCATGTGTACGACGCCGACCACGGCTTCAACTGCGACCAGCGCGGCTCCTACGACGAGGCCGCGGCCATCGCCGCGCGCGAACGCACGCTGGCCTTCTTCGCCAAGCACGTGGGCTGA
- a CDS encoding VOC family protein — protein MIDHAGIHVTDLARSQAFYTQVLKTLGHGICQELPDAVGYGPQPPSPGDDPGGGFWIAQAPPFVPRSHVAFRARDAEQGRAFHRAALAAGGTDNGAPGLRPQYHAGCYAAFVLDPDGYNIEAVWHGAAGPAPAAG, from the coding sequence ATGATCGATCACGCGGGCATCCACGTCACCGACCTGGCGCGCAGCCAGGCGTTCTACACGCAGGTGCTGAAGACGCTGGGCCACGGCATCTGCCAGGAGCTACCGGACGCCGTGGGCTACGGTCCCCAGCCGCCGTCGCCGGGCGACGATCCGGGCGGCGGGTTCTGGATCGCCCAGGCCCCGCCGTTCGTTCCGCGCAGCCACGTGGCCTTTCGCGCCCGCGATGCAGAGCAGGGGCGCGCCTTTCACCGCGCGGCGCTGGCGGCCGGCGGCACCGACAACGGGGCGCCGGGGCTGCGCCCCCAGTACCACGCTGGGTGCTACGCGGCGTTCGTACTGGATCCGGACGGCTACAACATCGAGGCGGTCTGGCACGGGGCGGCCGGTCCGGCGCCAGCCGCCGGGTAA
- the creD gene encoding cell envelope integrity protein CreD, producing the protein MKHPLFTKIAALAVIAALLLFGLGLVEDVVRDRQRYRTEATRSVAQSLAGPQTLLGPFMHSACVESWDETVGTGADRRSVERRREFLLTAMPEQLQVRTAAVMEERARGLHKVNAYTLKAHLTAHWADLSDLRAETTVKGSRMQCGAPILMVSVGDARGIRTAQLQVGGQAMALKPGTFHPLYTRGLHAALPEALRDQRGGVTADLDLELVGTERLAIVPLGGTTDVQMQSGWPHPSFSGRFLPSEREWGAEGFTARWRLSSLATTAQQDVAAGRRICEPGAAVPASYDDGEGERTAPEAAQRGCTDSFSVGFVDPVNPYSLSDRATKYGVLFIALTFVAVGLFELMKKLRVHPVQYLLMGSALCSFFLLLVSLSEHLSFGLSYALAAGGCVLLLAYYASHMLGGVLRGIPFGLGIGLLYGLLYVLLQLEQTALVVGAIALFLVLGAVMVLTRKVNWYGLAPQRGAPAAAATTAQEAS; encoded by the coding sequence TTGAAACACCCCTTATTCACCAAGATCGCCGCGCTGGCGGTCATCGCCGCCCTGCTGCTGTTCGGCCTGGGCCTCGTCGAGGACGTGGTGCGCGACCGCCAGCGCTACCGCACCGAGGCCACCCGCAGCGTGGCGCAGAGCCTGGCCGGGCCGCAGACGCTGCTAGGGCCCTTCATGCACAGCGCCTGCGTGGAGAGCTGGGACGAAACCGTCGGCACCGGCGCCGACCGCCGCAGCGTGGAGCGGCGGCGCGAGTTTCTGCTGACCGCCATGCCCGAGCAGCTGCAGGTGCGCACGGCGGCCGTGATGGAAGAGCGGGCACGTGGCCTGCACAAGGTGAACGCCTACACGCTCAAGGCCCACCTCACAGCGCATTGGGCCGACCTGTCGGACCTGCGGGCCGAGACGACGGTCAAGGGCTCGCGCATGCAGTGCGGCGCACCGATCCTGATGGTGTCCGTGGGCGACGCGCGGGGCATCCGCACGGCGCAGCTTCAGGTCGGCGGGCAGGCAATGGCGCTCAAGCCCGGCACCTTCCATCCGCTCTATACCCGCGGCCTGCATGCCGCACTGCCCGAGGCCCTGCGCGACCAGCGCGGCGGGGTGACCGCCGACCTCGACCTGGAACTGGTCGGCACCGAGCGGCTCGCCATCGTGCCGCTGGGCGGCACCACCGACGTGCAGATGCAAAGCGGCTGGCCGCATCCGTCGTTCTCGGGCCGCTTCCTGCCGTCCGAGCGCGAATGGGGGGCGGAAGGCTTCACCGCCCGGTGGCGCCTCTCGTCGCTGGCCACCACGGCGCAGCAGGACGTGGCGGCCGGCCGCCGCATCTGCGAGCCCGGCGCCGCCGTGCCGGCCAGCTATGACGACGGCGAGGGCGAACGCACCGCCCCCGAGGCGGCGCAGCGCGGCTGCACCGACAGCTTCAGCGTGGGCTTTGTCGATCCGGTGAACCCGTATTCGCTCTCCGACCGAGCGACCAAATACGGCGTGCTCTTCATCGCGCTCACCTTCGTGGCCGTGGGCCTGTTCGAGCTGATGAAGAAGCTGCGCGTGCACCCCGTGCAGTACCTGCTGATGGGCAGCGCGCTGTGCAGCTTCTTCCTGCTGCTGGTGAGCCTGTCGGAACACCTGTCTTTCGGCCTGTCCTATGCCCTGGCGGCCGGCGGGTGCGTGTTGCTGCTGGCCTATTACGCCAGCCACATGCTGGGGGGCGTCCTGCGCGGCATCCCCTTCGGACTGGGCATCGGCCTGCTGTACGGCCTGCTGTATGTGCTGCTGCAGCTGGAGCAGACGGCGCTGGTGGTGGGCGCGATCGCGCTGTTCCTGGTGCTGGGCGCGGTGATGGTGCTGACCCGCAAGGTCAACTGGTACGGGCTGGCGCCGCAGCGCGGTGCGCCGGCCGCTGCGGCCACCACGGCGCAGGAGGCTTCTTGA
- a CDS encoding glutathione S-transferase family protein: MPTLTLVSHPLCPFVQRAAIALLEKQVPFERIDVDLQNKPDWFMTLSPTGKVPVLQIQEDDGTSQVLFESMAICEYVHETQPGPSLYPADPFARAQHRAWVEFGTATLGEAWGYLNARDQAAAAARTSSLAEKLGALEKVLGAGPYFGGEGFGMVDLVFAPVFRYFDIVEGDTGTSCSAEFPKVDAWRRQLSARPSVKAAVSKEYPGLFRAHLQRSNALLAR; this comes from the coding sequence ATGCCCACGCTCACCCTTGTCAGCCACCCACTGTGTCCGTTCGTCCAGCGGGCGGCCATCGCCTTGCTGGAAAAGCAGGTACCGTTTGAACGCATCGACGTCGACCTTCAAAACAAGCCCGACTGGTTCATGACCCTATCGCCCACCGGCAAGGTGCCGGTGCTCCAGATACAGGAGGACGATGGCACATCGCAGGTACTCTTTGAAAGCATGGCGATTTGCGAGTACGTGCATGAAACCCAGCCGGGGCCGAGCCTTTACCCCGCAGATCCATTCGCACGGGCACAGCACCGTGCCTGGGTCGAATTCGGCACCGCAACGCTGGGAGAGGCCTGGGGGTATTTGAACGCCAGGGACCAAGCCGCCGCCGCAGCGCGAACTTCGTCGCTCGCCGAGAAGCTCGGCGCCCTCGAAAAAGTGCTCGGTGCCGGCCCGTACTTTGGCGGCGAGGGCTTTGGGATGGTGGACTTGGTCTTTGCGCCGGTCTTCCGCTACTTCGATATTGTCGAAGGAGACACGGGCACTTCGTGTTCCGCAGAATTTCCCAAGGTGGACGCCTGGCGCAGGCAGCTCAGCGCGCGACCAAGCGTCAAGGCTGCCGTATCCAAGGAGTATCCGGGGCTCTTCCGCGCGCATCTGCAGCGCAGCAACGCTTTGCTGGCGAGATAA
- a CDS encoding LysR family transcriptional regulator, protein MDRFLLMTCFARAVETGSFSAAGRDLGLGQPNVSRHVAALEDHLQTRLLHRSTRKLALTPEGERYYADIRRILDAVDESESSFRNTTDPSGLLRVACPTALAHAFVLPYVPEFLERYPRLTLDLQINDRFVDLVNDGTELAIRIGNLEDSALRARRIGSYDRVFVASKDYLARRGVPQTPNDLRDHDCVIYTLLTSGATWHFRDTEIPVSGRLRVNSPEAVSAAVAAGLGVGHGPAWLFEEGLKSGRVEFILKGYAAPAVPVQIVYVANRLLPTRAIVFMDFIADVFSKIPAFNHQDRLPELPGR, encoded by the coding sequence ATGGACCGATTTCTTCTGATGACGTGTTTCGCTCGCGCGGTCGAGACAGGAAGTTTTTCTGCGGCGGGCCGCGACCTGGGCCTGGGGCAGCCCAACGTCAGCCGCCACGTGGCGGCGCTTGAAGACCATCTTCAGACCCGCCTGCTGCACCGCTCCACCCGCAAACTTGCGCTCACGCCGGAAGGCGAGCGCTATTACGCCGACATCCGCCGCATTCTCGATGCGGTGGACGAATCCGAATCGTCCTTCCGAAACACCACCGATCCTTCCGGGCTGTTGCGGGTGGCCTGCCCGACGGCCCTCGCGCACGCCTTCGTTTTGCCGTATGTGCCGGAGTTTCTGGAGCGCTACCCTCGATTGACGCTGGACCTGCAGATCAACGATCGCTTCGTGGATTTGGTGAATGACGGCACCGAACTCGCCATTCGCATCGGAAATCTGGAAGACAGCGCCCTGCGCGCTCGCCGCATCGGTTCGTATGACCGCGTGTTCGTGGCCAGCAAGGACTATCTGGCCCGACGCGGGGTTCCGCAGACCCCCAACGACCTGCGCGACCACGACTGCGTGATCTACACCTTGCTCACTTCCGGTGCGACCTGGCATTTCCGAGACACCGAGATTCCGGTCTCTGGCAGGCTGCGGGTCAACTCGCCCGAGGCCGTCAGCGCAGCGGTCGCCGCAGGGCTGGGGGTGGGGCATGGACCGGCCTGGCTGTTCGAGGAAGGCTTGAAAAGCGGTCGCGTGGAATTCATCCTCAAGGGCTATGCCGCGCCTGCGGTCCCTGTACAGATCGTCTATGTCGCCAACAGATTGCTTCCGACCCGGGCCATCGTCTTCATGGATTTCATCGCGGATGTGTTTTCGAAGATTCCCGCCTTCAATCACCAGGACCGTTTGCCGGAGCTGCCGGGGCGCTGA
- a CDS encoding CsbD family protein: MNEDRIKGNWKQFTGKIKEQWGKMTDDDLDVIAGKRDQFLGKLQERQGIAKDEAEKQLKDWQARHPDFRFDN; the protein is encoded by the coding sequence ATGAACGAAGACCGCATCAAGGGCAACTGGAAGCAGTTCACCGGCAAGATCAAGGAACAGTGGGGCAAGATGACCGACGACGACCTCGACGTGATCGCCGGCAAGCGTGACCAGTTCCTGGGCAAGCTGCAAGAGCGCCAGGGCATCGCCAAGGACGAGGCGGAAAAGCAGCTCAAGGACTGGCAGGCCCGCCACCCCGACTTCCGTTTCGACAACTGA
- the creC gene encoding two-component system sensor histidine kinase CreC — protein MRLGIRLLFAFFLINGIAAFFVLRVFTAEIKPSVREVMEDMMVDTANILAELASDDLAAGRLGAQAPGAPESAFARHVRNYASRPIDAAIWGLSKQTLDFRIYVTDAAGKVVFDSERKAVGDDYSQWRDVARTLRGEYGARASRDVETDDTSGVMYVAAPVRVDGRIAGVLTVAKPTRTVQRFIDRAERKVLKGGLLLLALSALVGMAVTVWTVWHVRRLRDYALSVQAPGDAMAPPPPVPQVPGELGDLARAMDRMRERLQGRDYIEGYVRALTHELKSPVAAIRGAGELLQDELPAADRAAFATQVVEQSERLQRLIDRLLELSKLEQRQHAEAAAVPVALRDCAERAVQQCSARARQRGVALALSGEGASGPWEADLATLAIGNLLDNAIDFSPAGGTVRVHLDGATVTVQDEGPGVPDYALARLGERFFTTARPDGTRSGSGLGLAIVQRVMALHGGSLAVENGAPGLRASLHWPCA, from the coding sequence ATGCGCCTCGGCATCCGCCTGCTTTTCGCCTTCTTCCTCATCAACGGCATTGCCGCGTTCTTCGTGCTGCGCGTGTTCACCGCCGAGATCAAGCCCAGCGTGCGCGAGGTGATGGAGGACATGATGGTGGACACCGCCAACATCCTGGCCGAGCTGGCCAGCGACGACCTGGCCGCCGGGCGGCTGGGCGCGCAGGCCCCCGGCGCGCCTGAAAGCGCCTTCGCCCGCCACGTGCGCAACTACGCCAGCCGGCCCATCGACGCCGCCATCTGGGGCCTGTCCAAGCAGACGCTGGACTTCCGCATCTACGTGACGGACGCGGCCGGCAAGGTGGTCTTCGACAGCGAGCGCAAGGCCGTGGGCGACGACTACTCCCAGTGGCGCGACGTGGCCCGCACCCTGCGCGGCGAGTACGGCGCACGCGCCTCGCGCGACGTGGAAACGGACGACACTTCGGGTGTGATGTACGTGGCCGCGCCGGTGCGGGTGGACGGCCGCATCGCCGGCGTGCTCACCGTGGCCAAGCCCACGCGCACCGTGCAGCGCTTCATCGACCGCGCGGAACGCAAGGTGCTCAAGGGCGGCCTGCTGCTGCTGGCGCTGTCGGCCCTGGTGGGCATGGCGGTCACGGTGTGGACGGTGTGGCACGTGCGCCGCCTGCGCGACTACGCCCTGAGCGTGCAGGCGCCCGGCGACGCCATGGCCCCGCCCCCGCCCGTGCCGCAGGTGCCGGGCGAGCTGGGCGACCTGGCCCGCGCCATGGACCGCATGCGCGAGCGCCTGCAGGGCCGCGACTACATCGAGGGCTACGTGCGCGCCCTGACCCACGAGCTGAAAAGCCCCGTGGCCGCCATTCGCGGCGCCGGCGAGCTGCTGCAGGACGAGCTGCCTGCGGCCGACCGCGCCGCGTTCGCCACCCAGGTGGTGGAGCAGAGCGAGCGCCTGCAGCGCCTCATCGACCGGCTGCTGGAACTGAGCAAGCTGGAACAGCGCCAGCACGCCGAGGCCGCCGCGGTCCCCGTCGCGCTGCGCGACTGCGCCGAGCGGGCCGTGCAGCAGTGCAGCGCCCGGGCCCGGCAGCGCGGCGTGGCACTGGCCCTCAGCGGCGAGGGCGCCAGCGGCCCCTGGGAGGCCGACCTGGCCACCCTGGCCATCGGCAACCTGCTGGACAACGCCATCGATTTCTCGCCCGCCGGCGGCACGGTGCGCGTGCACTTGGACGGCGCTACGGTCACGGTGCAGGACGAAGGCCCGGGCGTGCCCGACTACGCCCTGGCCCGGCTGGGCGAACGCTTCTTCACCACCGCGCGGCCGGACGGCACGCGCAGCGGCTCGGGCCTGGGCCTGGCCATCGTGCAGCGGGTGATGGCGCTGCACGGCGGCAGCCTAGCCGTCGAGAACGGGGCGCCCGGACTGCGCGCCAGCCTGCACTGGCCATGCGCCTGA
- a CDS encoding response regulator has product MSARLLLLEDDPAIARTVAYALEREGLAVVHSLLLRDAREQLQRHPFDLLVLDVGLPDGNGLDLLRELRQGQRTTPVLVLSAQGEEIDRVLGLELGADDYLPKPFSPRELAARVKALLRRAALPAASPGPARSGGAFRDDAAGQRIYLHGQALALTRREYRLLSCLLAGAGRIHARDSLLAAAWGDDSESTDRTVDTHIKTLRAKLREADPAREYISTHRGMGYSIDL; this is encoded by the coding sequence GTGAGCGCGCGCCTGCTGCTGCTGGAGGACGACCCCGCCATCGCCCGCACGGTGGCGTACGCGCTGGAGCGCGAGGGCCTGGCCGTCGTCCACAGCCTGTTGCTGCGCGATGCGCGCGAGCAGCTGCAGCGCCACCCCTTCGACCTGCTGGTGCTGGACGTGGGCCTGCCCGACGGCAACGGCCTGGACCTGCTGCGCGAACTGCGCCAGGGCCAGCGCACCACGCCCGTGCTGGTGCTCAGCGCCCAGGGCGAGGAGATCGACCGCGTGCTGGGCCTGGAGCTGGGCGCGGACGACTACCTGCCCAAGCCCTTCAGCCCGCGTGAGCTGGCAGCGCGGGTCAAGGCGCTGCTGCGCCGCGCCGCGCTTCCCGCCGCATCGCCCGGGCCAGCCCGCAGCGGCGGCGCCTTCCGTGACGACGCCGCGGGCCAGCGGATCTACCTGCATGGGCAGGCCCTGGCGCTGACGCGGCGCGAGTACCGCCTGCTGTCGTGCCTGCTCGCAGGTGCCGGCCGCATCCACGCCCGCGACAGCCTGCTCGCCGCCGCCTGGGGCGACGACAGCGAGAGCACCGACCGCACGGTGGACACCCACATCAAGACCCTGCGCGCCAAGCTGCGCGAGGCCGACCCGGCGCGCGAGTACATCAGCACCCACCGCGGCATGGGCTATTCCATTGACTTGTGA